A stretch of DNA from Lotus japonicus ecotype B-129 chromosome 4, LjGifu_v1.2:
TCAAAGATAGCAGTTGAGATTTCGTGGATTCGCTGACCTTTGCACCACTCTGGGGCGCTACGCGTGGCGCAGGCTCAacacatgtcaaaatatcaCGATTCAGGGCACGTGCGTAACTGTGACAAGGCAAGCAAACCAAGCGCCATCGCCACAAGCCCACTTGTGGACTCGAGCCGCCAGGGGAACGTAGCAAGAagttcaaaatgttaattttcaAGCTTTAATTACCAAGTCATGTTGGCAGTTGTTCTCTGTTGTTAGACCTTAAATTTTAGCATTAATTAGCTTCTCATGGCCGTCGCCTTAGTTTTtctacttaaagacacacttagctctcatgcttcgagctcggtgtcttgtggttTTGTGGACTgagcgagaccctagggtccctcgcccagagCGCCAGCTTAGGGCGACGAGCAGACGAAAGACTTGGGCCTCCTCCCAGAGGCCCAATCGGCCCATTAGGAAGGGAtagaggcgccaagcccaactccacatctataaataggggataataccaattgtaaaggactcttggctcatttgtgaaataacaagattgaaattcagttactttctctctctaaagcggttacgctctcattctctctaggaatctcgcatcacgttccttacactctaggtactatatcTCATCTCAATGTTTATGGATAGAACAATCTTTAAATTTAACTTATTTACGATTAGAATAATAAGAGTAATAATAATCAAACCCTGGACTGCTTCGTCATAAGTCTAATCTCATGTtatgaaaaatttaatatattaggTTGTAGACACACGGAttgttttaataatttattgagGTTCATTCCACTCATACCTCTATATATCTTTTTGCTTCCTCGGAAAATCTCACACCTCTATATGTGAGAGATATAaatagaagagaaaaatgagagatGATAACTGGCGTGAtagaataaaaagaaataaataaataaaatgaacaTAATTGAGATGAAACAAAATATATgtgaatataaaaaaattgattgttaaAGCATATTCTAGATTTTAAAATGGGAAACGTCCAAAGACAGATCCAGGTTAAGTAGGTGGGGGCAATTTCCCCCACAAGATTTTATTGTTCAATTGTAATATTTATTGTGTCAtcatgtcaattttttttacttttgggTTGGTTAAATAACCGATGAGGGTTACTTAACCTCACCCTAATGgaccaataaaattatttataaataaattaataaataaaatatgaaaattatatTACACTTATCTTTAAATGTGATTGATCCACTTAGTATTATAACTTATTTAATTAACCCAAATCTTTGCATAGTCACTTATACAACCCTAGGCCTTTTACTTTTCTTAACCTTTGTTGTTATCcatatttctcttttcttttttccataTAGGACTATCAACATTTACCATcctgttaatttatttttctaaacaaAAAGGTCtctaataaaacaaaaaacaaaccaAAAGTTCTGATCCGTCACTTAAAACATCTATATAAAGAAGTTGAATGCCTCCACCTAAAGCACGACAAAATAGCGAGATCAACAGTTTGACCATTATAGCCCACTAGAATgaccatcttcatcatcatcctcaccCTTTAGTAactcttgtttttaatgctatgaGTATTTTGTCAAGATGATGTCTGTCaccttcatcctcatcctcactCTTTTCACTTCCCAAGCAGTGGCTGATTGTGCAATACAAAAAGTAGACAAATGCCACAACAAGGAAAAAGCTCTGCCTCTCAAAATCATAGCTATCTTCGCTATCTTTGTTGCTAGCATCCTTGGTGTGTGCCTGCCCTTGGCGACGCATTCAATCCCTGCTCTTGGCCCTGAAAGCAATTTCTTCATAATCGTCAAGAGTTTCACAGCTGGAATTATTCTCGGGACCGGGTTCCTTCATGTTCTTCCTGAAGCATATGACCAGCTCTGGTCTGAATGCTTGCCAGAGAAACCATGGCATGAGTATCCATTTCCTGGGCTCGTGGCTATGTTTTCTGCAATAATTACCATGATGGTGGATTCTTTGGCTACTAGCTTTTGTTTCAAAAAGCATAGAAGACCTGAAGATATTCCACATCAGGACCATCATGAAGGTGGAGATCAAGAGATGGGTAGTGTTGTTAATTTTGGGCATCCCCGTCATCGACCCCATCAAGAGATCAATGCATCAAACAAGGAGTCCCAACTTATGCATTTTCGTGTAGTCGCCTCGGTAAGATTGCGTGTTTAACTCGTTTAAAGTTAATCACATGCATGTAAGTGTGTCTTTGTATACGAGTTATCTCTCTTCGTTTCATGTCACATCATATACTACATTTAACATATCTTTTTCACCTGATTCCTCCTCTCTGAAGGTGTAGGTGGAATTAATTGCGagaaatttatttttgataAGTTTAATATCTCTAAAGAGCCTTTAACCTTGAAATGTGTGAATGTTTCAGTTGAAGCTCTTGAATGATCTTGGGTATGTTCTATacatagtaaaaaaaatttagtgaATACTAAAATTGTAATAAACAGAAGTGTATAATTTTCCGTAACTTTTACGACTAATTAccaaatttattaatattactCTGATTTTTcatcatcaatccaaacatacacATATATCAAAGTCTTAAGATATGTTGGTAATGTCATATCTAATTATTAGAAAAGTTTAAACCTTCGGGCAAAATACacgtatgtatatatatatatatatatatatacacacacagtATGCTCACTCACCTAAGTCATGGTCCAAGCTTTGTCACTTGATGCCCAATTGGCTCTGGCTCTTGGGTGGAAACTCCACAAAAACAAATTT
This window harbors:
- the LOC130710373 gene encoding fe(2+) transport protein 1-like, whose protein sequence is MMSVTFILILTLFTSQAVADCAIQKVDKCHNKEKALPLKIIAIFAIFVASILGVCLPLATHSIPALGPESNFFIIVKSFTAGIILGTGFLHVLPEAYDQLWSECLPEKPWHEYPFPGLVAMFSAIITMMVDSLATSFCFKKHRRPEDIPHQDHHEGGDQEMGSVVNFGHPRHRPHQEINASNKESQLMHFRVVASVLELGIVVHAVVVGLSMGASDNTCTIKSLVAAMCFHQLFEGMGLGGCILRAEYSMMKVAIYVSFFSVITPLGIAVGMAITTIYNENSRGALITVGLLNSASAGILVYMSLVVLLATDFMSPRLQGCIRLQLKSYVAVYLGAGAMSLVAKWAA